The following are encoded in a window of Sciurus carolinensis unplaced genomic scaffold, mSciCar1.2, whole genome shotgun sequence genomic DNA:
- the LOC124973927 gene encoding ral guanine nucleotide dissociation stimulator-like: protein MESPLLGRGYSKKSLFLFYLLPQEDTRRFSDGENDLFPNTDEPCGIETLEGNREAELMNQLVPVFFGRNPDWGSTFRPIYSGFITSQQVLELLFPSAVPINPGTWMEQYSEAFHQPPGLMILQLLLPYLQLYMGGLNLERQAHHLLAQLEDGKSSEAEPEFREARATDSLPMPTPGLEPHQGAALVASEGAAPSPEAELNEWETAAPFMSI, encoded by the exons ATGGAGTCTCCTCTTTTGGGAAGGGGCTACTCAAAGAAATCCTTGTTCCTGTTTTACCTTCTGCCACAGGAGGACACAAGAAGGTTTTCAGAT GGTGAAAATGATCTGTTTCCGAACACGGATGAGCCCTGTGGGATAGAGACACTTGAAGGTAACAGAGAGGCAGAGCTCATGAACCAGCTGGTGCCTGTCTTTTTTGGTAGGAACCCCGACTGGGGCAGCACCTTCAGGCCTATTTACTCAGGTTTCATCACCAGCCAGCAGGTGCTGGAGCTGCTCTTCCCAAG TGCCGTGCCCATCAACCCGGGTACCTGGATGGAGCAGTACAGCGAGGCTTTCCATCAGCCTCCAGGCCTCATGattctccagctgctgctgccttACCTTCAACTGTACATGGGTGGCTTGAATCTGGAGCGCCAAGCACACCACCTGCTGGCacagctggaggatggcaagtccagCGAGGCAGAGCCTGAGTTCCGGGAAGCCCGGG ctaCAGACTCACTTCCAATGCCCACCCCAGGGCTAGAGCCTCATCAAGGAGCTGCTCTTGTGGCCAGTGAAGGAGCAGCACCATCACCAGAGGCAGAGCTCAA CGAGTGGGAGACAGCTGCTCCATTCATGTCCATCTAG